From Chloroflexota bacterium, a single genomic window includes:
- a CDS encoding cyclase family protein, producing the protein MNLKGKIIDLSQEIYTGMPVYPGHAKTVIWEHMSHEESARMIGTGFSYRSSGIMMCDHGPTHIDSVSHLSRDPDAPSVDEIPLENCVTSAICIDVSDVPPQTQFGADKIKAELKRWNLEIRPGDTVLFYTGIYDRYYGKPEYVTHQPGLTRDATEFIIDQGAVNFGVDNTSPDMWLDKTYPCHTVCAERRVTHIENLCNLDKLVGKRFTFIALPLRIRKGTGSPVRAIAILDE; encoded by the coding sequence ATGAACCTGAAGGGCAAGATCATTGACCTCAGTCAGGAAATCTACACCGGCATGCCCGTGTACCCCGGGCACGCCAAGACGGTGATCTGGGAGCACATGTCTCACGAGGAATCGGCCCGCATGATCGGCACCGGCTTCTCGTATCGCTCCAGTGGCATCATGATGTGCGACCATGGCCCCACCCACATTGACTCCGTGAGCCACCTGTCGCGGGACCCCGACGCGCCATCCGTGGACGAGATTCCTCTGGAGAATTGCGTTACGTCAGCCATCTGCATTGACGTGAGCGACGTGCCGCCGCAGACCCAGTTCGGCGCCGATAAGATCAAGGCCGAACTCAAACGCTGGAACCTGGAAATCCGCCCGGGCGATACGGTGCTCTTCTACACCGGCATCTACGACCGCTACTATGGCAAGCCGGAGTACGTAACGCATCAGCCCGGCCTCACGCGCGACGCCACCGAGTTCATCATTGACCAGGGCGCTGTCAACTTCGGCGTGGACAACACAAGCCCCGACATGTGGTTGGACAAGACCTATCCGTGCCACACGGTGTGCGCCGAGCGCCGCGTAACCCACATAGAGAACCTGTGCAACCTGGACAAACTTGTGGGTAAGCGGTTCACGTTCATCGCGCTGCCCCTGCGAATCCGAAAGGGCACCGGTTCGCCGGTGCGGGCCATCGCCATCCTTGACGAATAG
- a CDS encoding iron-containing alcohol dehydrogenase produces the protein MSVELETVIPLSTAKMKFGPGATEEVGYEVRILGAKRVLLVADKQLWQFGLIDRVKNALESEGVAVAIYDDVHVEPTDESFTKAAEAVRDKPFDAIVALGGGSTIDTAKAINLLTTYPADIHDYINKPIGKGKPVPGPLKPLVALPTTAGTGSETTPTIALEVVSLRVKTGMSHAYNRPTMAIVDPLNTMTTPPAVTASAGLDVFTHAAESYTIKPYNVRPKPHDPGQRPAYIGANPISDIWSEKALEWMGKYLRRAYYNGYDLEARTYMALAASFAGIGFGTAGVHIPHALGYPIAGMIRDWVPEGYAVDHPMVPHGLATALTAPASFRFTAPSSPERHARIAQLLGVNTEGMSVMDAAMTLPAAFTQLMRDLDCPNGLAALGYTEADIPEMVEGGWKQQRLLVGSPRPLTKKDLARIFEESMVLW, from the coding sequence ATGAGCGTGGAATTGGAGACGGTCATTCCTTTGAGCACGGCGAAGATGAAGTTCGGCCCAGGCGCCACGGAGGAGGTCGGCTACGAGGTGCGAATCCTGGGCGCGAAGAGGGTGCTCCTGGTCGCCGATAAACAACTCTGGCAGTTTGGGCTGATTGACCGAGTCAAGAACGCCCTGGAGTCCGAGGGCGTGGCGGTTGCGATCTACGACGATGTGCATGTGGAGCCTACCGATGAGTCGTTCACCAAAGCGGCGGAGGCGGTTAGGGATAAGCCCTTTGATGCGATTGTCGCTTTGGGTGGGGGCAGCACGATTGACACGGCGAAGGCTATCAACTTGCTGACCACCTATCCTGCCGACATTCACGACTACATCAACAAGCCCATCGGCAAGGGCAAGCCCGTGCCCGGGCCACTGAAGCCGCTGGTGGCCCTTCCGACGACAGCGGGTACCGGCAGCGAGACCACGCCTACCATCGCCCTGGAAGTGGTGTCGCTGCGGGTGAAAACGGGCATGTCGCACGCATACAATCGCCCAACGATGGCGATTGTGGATCCCCTGAACACCATGACCACGCCGCCTGCGGTTACGGCGTCAGCGGGTCTGGACGTGTTCACCCATGCGGCAGAGTCGTACACCATCAAGCCGTACAATGTGAGGCCGAAGCCGCACGATCCGGGCCAGCGGCCCGCGTACATCGGGGCGAACCCGATTTCGGATATCTGGAGCGAGAAGGCGCTGGAGTGGATGGGCAAGTACCTCAGGCGCGCGTACTACAACGGGTATGACCTGGAAGCCCGCACGTACATGGCGCTGGCGGCGTCGTTTGCGGGTATTGGGTTCGGCACAGCCGGGGTGCACATCCCGCACGCCTTGGGCTATCCCATTGCCGGCATGATTCGCGACTGGGTGCCCGAAGGGTATGCGGTGGATCACCCGATGGTGCCCCACGGCCTGGCGACGGCACTCACGGCACCGGCCAGTTTTCGCTTCACGGCGCCCAGCAGCCCGGAACGCCACGCGCGCATCGCCCAATTGCTCGGCGTAAACACGGAGGGCATGTCGGTCATGGACGCGGCGATGACGTTGCCCGCGGCGTTCACGCAACTTATGCGCGACCTGGATTGCCCCAACGGGCTTGCGGCCCTGGGCTATACGGAGGCTGACATCCCCGAGATGGTAGAGGGCGGCTGGAAGCAGCAGCGGCTTTTGGTTGGAAGCCCGCGGCCGCTGACGAAGAAAGACCTGGCGCGGATCTTTGAGGAGTCCATGGTGCTCTGGTAA
- a CDS encoding xanthine dehydrogenase family protein subunit M, with translation MKDVLYFAPTELTEALKFLAQYGEKATVLAGGTDLVPRMNYYELKPEVLVYIGNLGLDYIEQADGKLVIGAATPTAKIAASPLIAEKAAALAEAARLSASPAIRTAGTIGGNLANASPAADLATPLIALGATVVLVSATGEREVPVEDFFTGPGQTVLQPGELIKEVRVPVRKGKSVFLKLGRRKAMTLSVVNVAVYVEMEKGQKCVDARVALGAMAPVPLRCKKAEGVLQGCVLPMSALEGAEFLDKARIEKAAELAIAESSPIDDQRATAWYRRKAGKVLVARALAAAAGIAI, from the coding sequence ATGAAGGATGTCTTGTATTTTGCTCCGACCGAACTCACAGAGGCGCTGAAATTCCTTGCGCAATACGGTGAGAAGGCAACTGTTTTGGCCGGAGGCACAGACCTGGTCCCTCGGATGAACTACTACGAACTCAAGCCAGAGGTCCTGGTATACATCGGCAACCTCGGCCTGGATTACATTGAGCAGGCGGACGGCAAACTGGTCATCGGCGCGGCGACTCCCACCGCGAAGATCGCGGCCAGCCCGCTCATCGCCGAGAAAGCGGCAGCCCTAGCCGAGGCCGCACGCCTCTCCGCAAGCCCGGCCATACGCACAGCCGGCACCATCGGCGGCAACCTGGCCAATGCATCCCCCGCCGCCGACCTGGCAACCCCGCTCATTGCCCTCGGAGCCACCGTTGTCCTTGTCAGCGCGACGGGCGAGCGAGAAGTGCCCGTGGAGGACTTCTTCACAGGCCCCGGCCAAACCGTGCTCCAACCCGGCGAACTCATCAAGGAAGTGCGCGTCCCTGTAAGGAAGGGCAAGTCCGTCTTCTTGAAATTGGGACGCCGCAAAGCCATGACGCTGTCGGTGGTGAATGTGGCCGTCTACGTGGAAATGGAGAAAGGCCAGAAGTGCGTGGACGCCCGGGTGGCCCTGGGAGCCATGGCGCCCGTTCCCCTGCGCTGCAAGAAGGCCGAGGGCGTGCTCCAGGGGTGCGTCCTCCCCATGTCGGCGCTGGAGGGGGCCGAGTTCCTGGACAAGGCCCGCATTGAGAAGGCGGCCGAACTGGCCATCGCGGAGAGTTCGCCGATAGACGACCAGCGCGCGACCGCCTGGTATCGGCGCAAGGCCGGCAAAGTCTTGGTGGCGCGTGCCCTTGCTGCCGCTGCCGGCATTGCCATCTAG
- a CDS encoding molybdopterin-dependent oxidoreductase, whose translation MKKRGIGISVGTHPAGLKGGGDPSQAQIRLKPDGTFDLLNGAVDIGQGCKTILRQLAADELDVPLENITHQNIDTDTGPMCTGTFASRVTFMDGNAVLAAAADLKRKIREWAAEYFECSPADVEVANNKVFVRGVPEKSLTMGEVGAMVNWGGKFLVGTGAYTPGPGQQFDPETGKMTAIASLAFGCCVAEVEVDTETGVVDVLKLVQVFEVGKAMNRLLCKGQNNGGAMMGIGFGLTENICPYYPSMDFAVHDLTDYVITTAADMPPVMVEDIVEVPHPNGPRGAKGYSEMTASLAGPAILNAIHNAIGVWVTDYPATPERILKALEAARA comes from the coding sequence ATGAAAAAGCGAGGCATCGGCATTTCTGTTGGCACGCACCCGGCAGGGCTGAAGGGCGGCGGCGACCCCAGCCAGGCGCAGATTCGCCTCAAGCCAGACGGCACCTTTGACCTGTTGAACGGCGCGGTGGACATCGGCCAGGGATGCAAAACCATCCTGCGCCAACTGGCCGCCGACGAATTGGATGTCCCCCTGGAAAACATCACCCATCAGAACATTGACACCGACACCGGCCCCATGTGCACCGGCACTTTCGCCAGCCGCGTAACGTTCATGGACGGCAATGCCGTGCTGGCGGCGGCCGCAGACCTGAAACGGAAAATCCGCGAGTGGGCCGCCGAATACTTTGAGTGCAGCCCCGCCGACGTGGAGGTGGCCAACAACAAGGTGTTCGTCAGAGGCGTGCCGGAGAAATCGCTCACCATGGGCGAGGTGGGCGCTATGGTCAACTGGGGCGGCAAGTTCCTGGTCGGCACAGGCGCGTACACCCCCGGCCCGGGTCAGCAGTTTGACCCAGAAACCGGCAAGATGACCGCCATCGCCTCTCTGGCATTCGGCTGCTGTGTCGCCGAAGTAGAGGTGGACACCGAAACCGGCGTCGTGGACGTCCTAAAACTGGTCCAGGTCTTTGAGGTCGGCAAGGCAATGAACCGCCTGCTCTGCAAGGGCCAGAACAACGGCGGCGCCATGATGGGCATCGGCTTCGGCCTCACGGAGAACATCTGCCCTTACTACCCCAGCATGGACTTCGCCGTCCATGACCTGACCGACTACGTCATCACGACAGCCGCCGACATGCCGCCCGTAATGGTGGAGGACATCGTGGAAGTGCCACACCCGAATGGCCCCCGCGGCGCCAAAGGCTACAGCGAGATGACCGCAAGCCTGGCGGGCCCCGCCATCCTGAACGCCATCCACAACGCCATCGGCGTCTGGGTTACCGACTACCCGGCGACGCCCGAGCGCATTCTCAAAGCCCTGGAAGCCGCCCGCGCTTGA
- a CDS encoding type II glyceraldehyde-3-phosphate dehydrogenase — PVTHGHIINVVATPKKSVSVEAVLEAFRAHPRMRVVRIEDGFDSNTAFFKYARELGNKRGDMYEIGVWEECVAKSGEDVMFAINIPQEAVTIPETVDGIRACMEMQRDRLEAVGLTNRYLGLVPRP, encoded by the coding sequence GCCGGTAACGCATGGGCATATCATCAATGTGGTGGCGACGCCGAAGAAGAGCGTGAGCGTGGAGGCGGTGCTGGAGGCGTTCCGCGCGCACCCGAGGATGCGTGTGGTGCGGATAGAGGACGGGTTTGACTCCAACACGGCGTTTTTCAAGTATGCGCGGGAATTAGGGAACAAGCGAGGGGACATGTACGAGATTGGGGTGTGGGAGGAGTGCGTGGCGAAGTCGGGGGAGGATGTGATGTTTGCGATCAACATTCCGCAGGAGGCGGTAACGATACCGGAGACGGTGGATGGGATACGGGCGTGCATGGAGATGCAGCGGGATCGGTTGGAGGCGGTGGGGCTGACCAACCGCTACCTGGGGCTTGTGCCGCGGCCTTGA
- a CDS encoding xanthine dehydrogenase family protein molybdopterin-binding subunit, translating into MAEYVGKPVLRYDGIGHVTARTRYVDDIQLPGMLYIKVLTSPVHKGVIRHLDTSAAERMPGVAGVITAKDVPGKNAYGLIPDQPVFTPEHIRYKGERIAAVAAVDEDTAMEALEKIKIDIEEQEPVFDPFKAMEPGAPLVRPEGNVWEFNSGKTRKIRFGDVEKGFAEADVIVEGTYTTATNDHAPMEPQVSVAYIDETDRLAIYTVSQDLYFHLGMLTAIFNLPMNKIRYIGGTVGGGFGSKNDIHCDHVAGLMALKIRKPVKYRHTRREETAYTTKRGPWTFYFKDGVKKDGRIVARYVKTVHDTGGYAGMGPYVVDKNSILVAGPYAIPNIWVDGICVFTNKPPCSSMRGFGIINGTAADQLQTARVAEAIGKDPWEVHFINAWRDGDLGATQFKVEAAGLIEAMKRAAELAGIELPAHLKAMSSRGR; encoded by the coding sequence ATGGCAGAGTATGTAGGCAAACCAGTGCTACGCTACGATGGAATTGGCCACGTAACCGCCCGAACCCGGTACGTGGACGACATCCAACTCCCCGGCATGCTCTACATCAAGGTGCTCACCAGCCCGGTGCACAAGGGCGTCATCCGCCATCTGGACACCTCGGCAGCGGAGCGGATGCCCGGCGTCGCCGGCGTGATCACGGCGAAGGATGTGCCAGGGAAGAATGCCTACGGGCTAATCCCCGACCAGCCCGTCTTCACCCCGGAGCACATCCGCTACAAGGGCGAGCGCATCGCAGCCGTGGCTGCCGTGGACGAAGACACCGCCATGGAGGCTCTTGAGAAGATCAAGATAGACATTGAGGAACAAGAGCCGGTGTTTGACCCGTTCAAGGCCATGGAGCCCGGCGCACCCCTGGTGCGGCCCGAGGGAAATGTCTGGGAGTTCAACAGCGGCAAGACCCGCAAAATCCGCTTCGGGGACGTGGAGAAAGGCTTCGCGGAAGCGGACGTCATCGTGGAGGGCACGTACACCACGGCCACCAACGACCACGCCCCGATGGAGCCCCAGGTTTCGGTGGCCTACATTGACGAGACCGACCGCCTGGCCATCTACACCGTGAGCCAGGACCTGTACTTCCACCTGGGCATGCTGACGGCCATCTTCAACCTGCCGATGAACAAAATCCGCTACATCGGCGGTACCGTCGGCGGCGGCTTTGGCTCCAAGAACGACATCCATTGCGACCACGTGGCGGGGCTTATGGCCCTCAAGATTCGCAAGCCCGTGAAGTATCGGCACACCCGCCGCGAGGAGACCGCCTACACCACCAAGCGCGGCCCCTGGACCTTCTACTTCAAGGACGGCGTCAAGAAAGACGGGCGCATCGTCGCCCGCTACGTCAAGACCGTCCACGACACGGGTGGCTACGCGGGCATGGGGCCTTACGTGGTGGACAAGAACTCCATCCTCGTCGCGGGGCCCTATGCCATCCCCAACATCTGGGTGGACGGCATCTGCGTCTTCACCAACAAGCCCCCGTGCAGTTCCATGCGCGGCTTTGGCATCATCAACGGAACGGCCGCAGACCAACTGCAGACGGCCCGGGTTGCCGAGGCCATCGGCAAGGACCCGTGGGAAGTGCACTTCATCAACGCATGGCGCGACGGGGACCTCGGGGCAACCCAGTTCAAGGTTGAAGCCGCCGGACTGATTGAGGCCATGAAGCGGGCCGCCGAACTGGCCGGCATTGAACTTCCGGCTCACCTGAAGGCCATGAGTTCGCGAGGGAGGTAG
- a CDS encoding (2Fe-2S)-binding protein: MKYVLSFNLNGLPVDTLVKATDTLLDVLREKLNVVSAKRGCDNGDCGACTVLVNGEPVRACLTIGLTVAGKNVQTVEGLQQDGKLHPLQQAFHEHYAAQCGFCTPGMLMSAKALLDKNPKPTREQIVEGISGNLCRCGAYVEIVEAIQAVAAGKYKE, from the coding sequence ATGAAATACGTACTTTCCTTTAACCTGAACGGCCTGCCGGTAGATACCCTGGTCAAGGCAACCGACACACTCCTGGACGTCCTGCGCGAGAAACTCAACGTTGTCAGCGCCAAGCGCGGCTGCGACAACGGCGACTGCGGGGCCTGCACCGTCCTGGTAAACGGCGAACCCGTGCGCGCATGCCTGACCATCGGCCTGACGGTGGCCGGGAAGAACGTCCAGACCGTGGAGGGCTTACAGCAAGACGGAAAGTTGCACCCCTTGCAGCAGGCGTTCCACGAGCACTACGCCGCGCAGTGCGGCTTCTGCACCCCCGGCATGTTGATGTCGGCCAAGGCCCTGCTGGATAAAAACCCCAAGCCGACGCGCGAGCAAATCGTAGAGGGCATCTCCGGCAATCTGTGCCGCTGCGGCGCGTATGTGGAAATTGTTGAGGCCATTCAGGCAGTGGCCGCCGGCAAGTACAAGGAGTAG